Proteins encoded by one window of Sus scrofa isolate TJ Tabasco breed Duroc chromosome 12, Sscrofa11.1, whole genome shotgun sequence:
- the LOC100516036 gene encoding keratin, type I cuticular Ha3-II: protein MPYNCLPNLSCRSSSSSRPCVPSSCQGITLPGACNIPATVSSGNWFCEGAFNGNEKETMQFLNDRLASYLEKVRQLERDNAELERQIQERSQQQEPLVCPNYQSYFRTIEELQQKILSGKSENARLVVQIDNAKLAADDFRTKYQTELGLRQLVESDINSLRRTLDELTLCKADLEAQVESLKEELLCLKQNHEQEVNSLRSQLGDRLNIEVDAAPTVDLNSVLSETRSQYEALVETNRRDVEEWFARQTEELNKQVVSSSEQLQSYQAEIIELRRTVNALEVELQAQHNLRDSLENTLTETEARYSSQLAQVQGLIGNVEAQLAEIRADLERQNQEYQVLLDVRARLECEINTYRGLLESEDCKLPSNPCATTNAQPIGHCVSSSCTPCGPRTCFKSCNTFGC, encoded by the exons ATGCCTTACAACTGCCTGCCCAACCTGAGCTGCCGCTCCAGCTCTTCCTCCAGGCCCTGCGTGCCCTCCAGCTGCCAGGGTATCACCCTACCCGGAGCCTGCAACATCCCTGCCACTGTGAGCAGCGGCAACTGGTTCTGCGAGGGCGCCTTCAATGGCAACGAGAAGGAGACCATGCAGTTTCTGAACGACCGGCTGGCCAGCTACCTGGAGAAGGTGCGCCAGCTGGAGCGGGACAACGCGGAGCTGGAGAGGCAGATCCAGGAGCGGTCTCAGCAGCAGGAGCCCCTGGTGTGTCCCAACTACCAGTCCTACTTCCGGACCATCGAGGAGCTCCAGCAGAAG ATCCTGAGTGGCAAGTCTGAGAACGCCAGGCTGGTGGTGCAGATTGACAATGCCAAGCTGGCTGCCGATGACTTCAGGACCAA GTACCAGACGGAGCTGGGCTTGCGGCAGCTGGTGGAGTCAGACATCAACAGCCTGCGAAGGACCCTGGACGAGCTGACCCTGTGCAAGGCTGACCTGGAGGCCCAGGTGGAGTCCCTGAAGGAGGAGCTGCTCTGCCTCAAGCAGAACCACGAGCAG GAAGTCAACTCCCTCCGGAGCCAGCTCGGGGACCGCCTCAACATCGAGGTGGACGCCGCTCCCACCGTCGACCTGAACAGCGTGCTCAGCGAGACCAGGAGCCAGTACGAGGCTCTGGTGGAGACCAACCGCAGGGACGTGGAGGAATGGTTCGCCAGGCAG ACCGAGGAGCTGAACAAGCAGGTGGTGTCCAGCTCGGAGCAGCTGCAGTCCTACCAGGCGGAGATCATCGAGCTGAGACGCACGGTCAACGCCCTGGAGGTGGAGCTGCAGGCCCAGCACAACCTG AGGGACTCTCTGGAGAACACGCTGACGGAGACGGAGGCCCGCTACAGCTCGCAGCTGGCCCAGGTGCAGGGCCTGATCGGCAACGTGGAGGCTCAGCTGGCGGAGATCCGGGCTGACCTGGAGCGTCAGAACCAGGAGTACCAGGTGCTGCTGGACGTGCGGGCCCGGCTGGAGTGTGAGATCAACACGTACCGGGGGCTGCTGGAGAGCGAGGACTGCAA GCTGCCCAgcaacccctgcgccacgaccaACGCACAGCCTATTGGGCACTGCGTCAGCAGTTCCTGCACCCCTTGTGGCCCTCGCACCTGCTTCAAGTCCTGTAACACCTTTGGGTGCTAG
- the KRT33A gene encoding keratin, type I cuticular Ha3-I, with translation MPYNCLPNLSCRSSSSSRPCVPSSCQGITLPGACNIPATVSSGNWFCEGAFNGNEKETMQFLNDRLASYLEKVRQLERDNAELERQIQERSQQQEPLVCPNYQSYFRTIEELQQKILCSKSENARLVVQIDNAKLASDDFRTKYETELGLRQLVESDLNGLRRILDELTLCKADLEAQVESLKEELLCLKQNHEQEVNSLRSQLGDRLNIEVDAAPTVDLNSVLSETRSQYEALVETNRRDVEEWFTRQTEELNKQVVSSSEQLQSYQAEIIELRRTVNALEVELQAQHNLRDSLENTLTETEARYSSQLAQVQGLIGNVEAQLAEIRADLERQNQEYQVLLDVRARLECEINTYRGLLESEDCKLPCNPCATTNAYEKTVGPCVSNPCVSRTWCGPCNTLVR, from the exons ATGCCTTACAACTGCCTGCCCAACCTGAGCTGccgctccagctcctcctccaggcccTGCGTGCCCTCCAGCTGCCAGGGTATCACCCTACCCGGAGCCTGCAACATCCCTGCCACTGTGAGCAGCGGCAACTGGTTCTGCGAGGGCGCCTTCAATGGCAACGAGAAGGAGACCATGCAGTTTCTGAACGACCGGCTGGCCAGCTACCTGGAGAAGGTGCGCCAGCTGGAGCGGGACAACGCGGAGCTGGAGAGGCAGATCCAGGAGCGGTCTCAGCAGCAGGAGCCCCTGGTGTGTCCCAACTACCAGTCCTACTTCCGGACCATCGAGGAGCTCCAGCAGAAG ATCCTGTGCAGCAAGTCTGAGAATGCCAGGCTGGTGGTGCAGATCGACAACGCCAAGCTGGCTTCTGATGACTTCAGGACCAA GTATGAGACGGAGCTGGGCTTGCGGCAGCTGGTGGAGTCAGACCTGAACGGCCTGCGCAGGATCCTGGACGAGCTGACCCTGTGCAAGGCTGACCTGGAGGCCCAGGTGGAGTCCCTGAAGGAGGAGCTGCTCTGCCTCAAGCAGAACCACGAGCAG GAAGTCAACTCCCTGCGGAGCCAGCTCGGGGACCGCCTCAACATCGAGGTGGACGCCGCTCCCACCGTCGACCTGAACAGCGTGCTCAGCGAGACCAGGAGCCAGTACGAGGCCCTGGTGGAGACCAACCGCAGGGACGTGGAGGAATGGTTCACCAGGCAG ACCGAGGAGCTGAACAAGCAGGTGGTGTCCAGCTCGGAGCAGCTGCAGTCCTACCAGGCGGAGATCATCGAGCTGAGACGCACGGTCAACGCCCTGGAGGTGGAGCTGCAGGCCCAGCACAACCTG AGGGACTCTCTGGAGAACACGCTGACGGAGACGGAGGCCCGCTACAGCTCGCAGCTGGCCCAGGTGCAGGGCCTGATCGGCAACGTGGAGGCTCAGCTGGCGGAGATCCGGGCTGACCTGGAGCGTCAGAACCAGGAGTACCAGGTGCTGCTGGACGTGCGGGCCCGGCTGGAGTGTGAGATCAACACGTACCGGGGGCTGCTGGAGAGCGAGGACTGCAA GCTCCCGTGCAACCCATGTGCCACCACCAATGCCTATGAAAAGACCGTCGGGCCCTGCGTCTCCAATCCTTGTGTCTCACGTACTTGGTGTGGGCCTTGCAACACCCTTGTGCGCTAG